Proteins encoded by one window of Dialister pneumosintes:
- a CDS encoding TIGR01212 family radical SAM protein (This family includes YhcC from E. coli K-12, an uncharacterized radical SAM protein.), whose product MSRYNTFSDALKKQYGEKVYKIPIALSWTCPNRDGNLSQEGCIFCGSIGAGYEKIHKISVSEQLKNGIFHIGPKYKANKFIAYFLNFSNTYMPLGIFKKAMEDAAGYPGIVRLHISTRPDCINDIYLDVLQEIQRKYEVDITIELGLQSANTHTLIKLNRCHTVAEFIDAAIRIGKYGFGLCTHIIADLPWDDSIDVIEAAKLVSVLPVTEVKLHSLFIVKDTILAKEFLLGNITLLPIEEYVQRVILFLTYVRPDMIMQRMVGRAAGDTILKINEGKPWWEIKKMIDVELEQLHLSQGCRCNYLNGSALQRFCGEDDAE is encoded by the coding sequence ATGAGTCGATATAATACATTTTCAGATGCATTAAAAAAACAATATGGAGAAAAGGTATATAAAATACCGATTGCTTTATCTTGGACTTGTCCTAATCGCGATGGTAATTTATCACAAGAAGGATGTATTTTTTGTGGTAGTATTGGAGCGGGTTATGAGAAAATACATAAAATTTCAGTTTCAGAACAATTAAAAAACGGTATTTTTCATATAGGACCTAAATATAAAGCAAATAAATTTATTGCCTATTTTTTAAATTTCAGTAATACTTATATGCCATTGGGGATTTTTAAAAAAGCTATGGAAGATGCAGCCGGATATCCGGGGATAGTCCGATTACATATTTCAACAAGACCCGATTGTATTAATGATATATATTTAGATGTATTGCAAGAAATACAAAGAAAATATGAAGTTGATATTACTATAGAATTAGGTCTGCAATCTGCTAATACTCATACTTTGATTAAACTTAATCGTTGTCACACTGTGGCTGAGTTTATAGATGCAGCTATTCGAATTGGGAAGTATGGATTTGGTTTATGTACACATATCATTGCTGATTTGCCATGGGATGATTCTATTGATGTCATAGAAGCGGCTAAGTTGGTATCTGTATTACCGGTAACAGAAGTCAAATTACATTCTTTATTTATTGTAAAAGATACTATATTAGCTAAAGAATTCTTATTGGGGAATATAACTTTACTTCCAATAGAAGAGTATGTGCAACGTGTGATACTCTTTCTTACTTATGTACGACCGGATATGATTATGCAACGTATGGTAGGGCGTGCTGCAGGTGATACTATTTTAAAAATTAATGAGGGAAAACCTTGGTGGGAAATAAAGAAAATGATTGATGTAGAATTAGAACAGTTACATTTGTCGCAAGGGTGTC